In one Lycium barbarum isolate Lr01 chromosome 7, ASM1917538v2, whole genome shotgun sequence genomic region, the following are encoded:
- the LOC132601243 gene encoding uncharacterized protein LOC132601243, which yields MASFFASYLLLLVLFTNIFYFQTSLCDKGEDEALIAGICRQVQDFTFCLNTFRQNLPTHPYIPKEVTRVAISQSLEHAINDRIFIEKSKANSTHKEIQNLYAICDSGYGFLISLLQDATLALAKKSYKDLENSLSKCPRFVIDCHDAFGDKITPELLDRSRKQLDLVLMANIAEGRIQK from the coding sequence ATGGCTTCTTTTTTTGCTTCGTATTTGCTTCTTTTAGTACTTTTCACAAACATTTTCTACTTCCAAACCTCTTTGTGTGACAAAGGTGAGGACGAGGCATTAATAGCAGGTATATGTAGACAAGTACAAGATTTCACATTCTGCTTGAATACTTTTAGACAAAATTTACCTACACATCCATATATTCCTAAAGAAGTAACGCGAGTTGCTATCAGCCAATCACTAGAACATGCTATCAACGACCGCATCTTCATTGAGAAATCAAAAGCAAATTCAACACACAAAGAAATCCAAAACTTGTACGCTATTTGTGATAGTGGTTATGGTTTCTTGATAAGCTTGCTTCAAGATGCTACCCTTGCATTAGCTAAAAAGAGTTATAAAGACTTGGAAAATTCACTTTCCAAGTGTCCCAGATTTGTGATCGACTGTCATGATGCATTTGGTGATAAGATAACGCCTGAATTGTTAGATAGGAGTAGAAAACAACTTGATCTTGTATTAATGGCAAATATCGCTGAAGGCCGTATtcagaaataa
- the LOC132601244 gene encoding uncharacterized protein LOC132601244 gives MASSFASYLLLLVLFTNIFYFQTSLCDKGENEALIAGICRQVQDFTFCWNTFRQNLPTHPYIPKEVTRVAISQSLGHAINDRIFIEKSKANSTHKEIQNLYAICDSGYGFLISLLQDATLALAKKSYKDLENSLSKCPRFVIDCHDAFGDKITPELLDRSRKQLDLVLMANIAEGRIQK, from the coding sequence ATGGCTTCTTCTTTTGCTTCGTATTTGCTTCTTTTAGTACTTTTCACAAACATTTTCTACTTCCAAACCTCTTTGTGTGACAAAGGTGAGAACGAGGCATTAATAGCAGGTATATGTAGACAAGTACAAGATTTCACATTCTGCTGGAATACTTTTAGACAAAATTTACCTACACATCCATATATTCCTAAAGAAGTAACGCGAGTTGCTATCAGCCAATCATTAGGACATGCTATCAACGACCGCATCTTCATTGAGAAATCAAAAGCAAATTCAACACACAAAGAAATCCAAAACTTGTACGCTATTTGTGATAGTGGTTATGGTTTCTTGATAAGCTTGCTTCAAGATGCTACCCTTGCATTAGCTAAAAAGAGTTATAAAGACTTGGAAAATTCACTTTCCAAGTGTCCTAGATTTGTGATCGACTGTCATGATGCATTTGGTGATAAGATAACGCCTGAATTGTTAGATAGGAGTAGAAAACAACTTGATCTTGTATTAATGGCTAATATCGCTGAAGGTCGTATTCAGAAATAA
- the LOC132601246 gene encoding uncharacterized mitochondrial protein AtMg00810-like, giving the protein MKDLGTLSYFLVIAVTPITNGLFLSQRKYAQDILENAGMSQCKSCPTPVDTKGKLSSKSDTPFDDPTTYRRLCGALQYLTFTRPDISYVVQQVCLFMHAPMTEHMEALKWILRYIQGTIDFGMHFYKSSIQSILSYTDVDWGGCPDTRRSTSGYCVFLGDNLISWSSKRQPTLSKSSAEAEYQGVANVVSESCWVRNLLLELHCPISKATLVYCDNVSAIYLSGNPVHHQRTNHIEMDIHFVREKV; this is encoded by the coding sequence ATGAAAGACTTGGGTACATTGAGCTATTTTTTGGTAATTGCCGTCACTCCTATTACAAATGGCTTATTTTTGTCTCAAAGAAAGTACGCACAGGATATTCTGGAAAATGCAGGAATGTCGCAGTGTAAATCATGTCCTACTCCAGTCGACACGAAAGGGAAATTGAGCTCAAAGTCCGACACCCCCTTCGATGATCCGACTACTTATAGGCGTTTGTGTGGCGCTTTGCAGTACTTGACATTCACTAGGCCTGACATTTCCTATGTTGTTCAGCAAGTTTGTCTATTCATGCATGCTCCCATGACAGAACATATGGAGGCTCTTAAATGGATTCTCCGTTATATTCAAGGTACGATTGactttggtatgcatttttacaAGTCTTCGATTCAATCTATCTTGTCTTATACGGATGTAGACTGGGGTGGGTGTCCAGATACTCGTCGATCCACATCCGGTTACTGCGTTTTTCTTGGGGATAACTTAATTTCATGGTCATCTAAACGTCAACCCACTTTATCCAAATCAAGTGCCGAAGCCGAATACCAAGGGGTTGCAAATGTTGTATCTGAATCGTGTTGGGTTCGAAATTTACTCCTTGAGCTACATTGTCCGATTTCAAAAGCTACTTTGGTTTACTGTGACAATGTCAGCGCCATCTATCTTTCCGGCAATCCAGTTCATCATCAACGAACCAatcacattgagatggatattcACTTCGTTCGTGAGAAAGTCTAA
- the LOC132603075 gene encoding uncharacterized protein LOC132603075, whose translation MVYSYTPTYYSSLHDSITSLCKTILPFPFKKRRLPAIIAAEQRLSKQQSDNLKWQQESFHQIMNLIGLCNEGILAESEVSGFRSHLLDTLIASPADHEHSSILRDKLIFLQELLYAKCISEEEYHSSKRPLLQRLAVQGAEIEAKHVIVGSKKEVIGDEWSVIDLKDDISYLGKEISNSSSKNKEKQNSTIKQVKGAASVFGFASSKKERDILSGKNEMGMSTENPFWNTNLKEKDSETKSILMAESLPNEPIKVKKQKKPFKGLFGIDDQNRAEPESEGKSSKSGKKQWGFDGFKKWKKNDCEDETAPLSLDEKSDSGGTYLGQLVAEPVGEGPDTKQIKRKLHPNGVPSDFFVDKVLEDNIKKELSRIQREFGGKNSSVELTDDQIEAISTRLPVDKADLKKFFPKTWCDRYGDVVLDVVRKEFKNHVGEMGGNLKGITREEKKQNSKRWTTFDEDVYDDDENCHPNLFAPRQDHHTFHSKQAKILTPLKSSGQVYVNSSIDKGLKYNPFFDV comes from the exons atGGTTTATTCATACACACCAACATACTACAGTTCACTACATGACTCAATTACTTCACTTTGCAAAACAATTCTTCCATTTCCATTCAAAAAAAGGCGATTACCGGCGATTATAGCAGCTGAACAAAGGTTGTCTAAGCAACAATCAGACAACCTTAAATGGCAACAAGAATCTTTTCATCAGATTATGAATTTAATTGGTCTTTGTAATGAAGGGATTTTAGCTGAATCTGAAGTTTCTGGTTTTAGATCTCATCTTCTTGATACGCTTATCGCGTCACCTGCTGATCATGAACATTCGTCGATTTTGAGGGATAAGTTGATCTTCTTGCAG GAGTTACTATATGCAAAATGTATATCAGAGGAAGAGTATCATTCATCAAAGAGGCCATTATTGCAAAGGCTAGCAGTTCAAGGAgctgaaattgaagcaaaacATGTTATTGTTGGATCAAAAAAAGAAGTCATAGGTGATGAATGGTCTGTTATAGATTTGAAGGATGACATATCCTATCTTGGCAAAGAGATCTCGAATTCGAGCtcgaaaaataaagaaaagcaaAATTCAACTATTAAGCAAGTCAAAGGTGCTGCTTCAGTTTTTGGCTTTGCATCATCCAAAAAAGAAAGGGACATACTTAGTGGAAAAAATGAAATGGGAATGTCAACAGAGAACCCTTTTTGGAATACTAATTTGAAGGAAAAAGATAGTGAAACTAAGTCTATTTTGATGGCGGAAAGCTTGCCTAATGAACCTATTAAAGTGAAGAAGCAGAAGAAACCTTTTAAGGGATTGTTTGGCATTGATGATCAAAATCGCGCTGAGCCTGAATCTGAAGGAAAATCGTCGAAATCAGGGAAGAAACAGTGGGGATTTGATGGATTCAAGAAGTGGAAGAAGAATGATTGTGAAGATGAAACAGCTCCGTTGTCGCTTGATGAGAAATCGGACAGCGGTGGAACTTACTTAGGCCAACTTGTTGCTGAACCTGTTGGAGAAGGACCAGATACTAAACAGATTAAAAGAAAGCTGCATCCTAATGGTGTCCCTTCGGATTTCTTTGTCGATAag GTTTTAGAAGACAATATCAAGAAAGAGCTATCAAGAATTCAAAGAGAATTTGGCGGCAAAAATTCAAGCGTTGAGTTAAC AGATGATCAAATTGAAGCAATTTCAACTAGGCTTCCAGTTGACAAGGCTGATCTAAAAAAGTTCTTCCCTAA AACATGGTGTGATCGATATGGAGATGTCGTTTTGGATGTTGTAAGGAAGGAATTCAAGAACCATGTTGGAGAAATGGGAGGAAACTTAAAAGGTATTACCAGAGAGGAAAAGAAGCAAAACTCAAAAAGATGGACAACATTTGATGAAGatgtttatgatgatgatgaaaatTGCCATCCAAATCTTTTTGCTCCTCGGCAAGATCACCATACATTCCATTCTAAACAAGCCAAAATCCTCACTCCTTTGAAGAGCAGTGGTCAAGTTTATGTTAATAGTAGCATTGATAAGGGCCTCAAATATAACCCTTTCTTTGATGTTTAA